Proteins from a genomic interval of Mesobacillus sp. S13:
- the hpf gene encoding ribosome hibernation-promoting factor, HPF/YfiA family, whose product MNYNIRGENIEVTPAIREYVEKKVAKLDRYFTESPNANVNVNLKVYQDKKAKVEITIPMKDLVLRAEELHEDMYAAIDLITDKLERQIRKHKTKVNRKFREKDSLKDYAPIFTEVEQVEEDEDLEVVRTKSFDLKPMDSEEAILQMNMLGHSFYVFTNAETNQTNVVYKRNDGRYGLIEAQ is encoded by the coding sequence ATGAACTACAACATTCGTGGAGAAAACATTGAGGTAACGCCAGCAATCAGAGAGTATGTAGAGAAGAAGGTTGCGAAGCTTGACCGGTATTTTACCGAGTCACCCAATGCCAATGTGAACGTTAACCTGAAAGTTTACCAGGATAAAAAAGCAAAAGTTGAAATTACGATTCCGATGAAGGACCTTGTGCTTCGCGCCGAGGAGCTTCATGAAGATATGTATGCTGCGATCGATTTGATCACGGATAAGCTTGAGCGTCAAATCCGCAAGCATAAAACAAAGGTCAACCGCAAGTTCCGTGAAAAGGATAGCTTGAAGGATTACGCTCCAATTTTCACAGAAGTTGAGCAGGTTGAAGAAGATGAGGACCTTGAAGTTGTCCGTACTAAGAGCTTCGACCTGAAGCCAATGGACAGCGAAGAGGCCATCCTGCAAATGAACATGCTGGGCCACAGCTTCTACGTCTTCACAAACGCTGAAACAAACCAAACAAACGTTGTTTACAAGCGTAACGACGGACGATATGGTTTGATTGAAGCTCAATAA
- a CDS encoding flagellar protein FliT, which produces MSPLERFYETTAKLVQVLEGTFDRDEKILLLDKLLAERDIFLKEIKRPNPEEAELAEKVIKLNQKLDVLLAKEKTLIQKDLKDLKNRKEKSDMYQNPYASVSVDGMFYDKRN; this is translated from the coding sequence ATGAGCCCGCTGGAAAGGTTTTACGAAACAACAGCTAAGCTAGTCCAAGTGCTTGAAGGCACATTTGATCGGGATGAGAAAATCCTGCTCCTGGATAAGCTGCTCGCTGAGCGGGATATTTTTTTGAAAGAAATTAAACGGCCGAATCCTGAAGAAGCCGAGCTGGCTGAAAAAGTTATCAAACTCAACCAAAAGCTCGATGTGCTTTTAGCAAAAGAAAAAACACTGATCCAAAAGGATTTGAAAGATCTGAAGAACCGTAAGGAAAAATCAGATATGTACCAAAACCCATATGCTTCCGTATCCGTTGACGGAATGTTCTACGATAAACGCAACTAA
- the fliS gene encoding flagellar export chaperone FliS: MAILNPYQSYKQNSVNTASPGELTLMLYNGCLKFIHQAKKAIGEKNIQDKNNSILRAQDIIRELMVTLNPDIEVGKQMMSMYDYMLRRLVEANIKNDLEILDEVEGLVTEFRDTWKQVIQINRQKQFSPDGRV, encoded by the coding sequence ATGGCGATTTTAAATCCCTATCAATCCTATAAACAAAATTCCGTCAATACTGCCTCACCGGGCGAATTGACTTTGATGCTTTATAACGGATGTTTGAAGTTTATACACCAGGCAAAAAAAGCAATTGGTGAAAAGAACATTCAAGATAAAAATAATAGTATTTTACGAGCTCAGGACATTATCCGCGAGCTGATGGTCACGCTTAATCCCGATATTGAGGTTGGAAAACAAATGATGAGCATGTATGACTACATGCTTAGAAGGCTTGTGGAAGCAAATATTAAGAATGACCTTGAAATCCTGGATGAAGTGGAAGGCCTGGTAACGGAATTTCGTGATACTTGGAAGCAGGTCATCCAAATTAACAGACAAAAGCAATTCTCCCCGGACGGAAGAGTATAA
- a CDS encoding flagellar hook-associated protein 2 encodes MVRIGGLASGMDIDTLVGDLMKAERIPLNKLHQKKQLMEWQRDDYRTMNKLLADLDELIKNGLYRSSTFTKKIVTTSDESAVSVRSISATSNMNSSLQVHTLAEAANMTSNGSVVTNLEGFDPNKTLDSQRGLFSQPFSDTQITIQSIGKDGKLGVMTPIPIDPSVDSLNTVIDKINNSNAGVIAFFDSVTGKFSISAKNTGDIIGDAEIHLGGDFLTSALKMDDNNQLAVDAGNIPPRGKAGVNADFTINGLRTTRSSNIFVINGFEYTLKKTTASSVKVSSATDEETVFKSVKEFVDKYNETISKISSEVKEERYRKYQPLTDEDREGMTEKQAELWDEKAKSGMLRGDSILIGALNKMRSDLGGTFGVPGIDGINDNYDQLADIGIKTSSNYRDGGKLIIDDNKLREAIKNDPNAIYQLFNNNGAGDSQGLVLRLRSTIENTVKNIEARAGNVFRTNSQFTLGRNLNNIDKQINRFENRLIKVEDRYWRQFTAMEKAIYKANEQSAQLMSQFSGM; translated from the coding sequence ATGGTAAGGATAGGCGGTCTCGCCAGCGGAATGGATATTGATACGCTTGTAGGCGACTTAATGAAAGCTGAAAGAATTCCACTGAATAAACTGCATCAAAAAAAGCAGTTAATGGAATGGCAGCGTGATGATTATCGAACAATGAACAAGTTGCTAGCAGATTTGGATGAATTAATTAAGAATGGTTTGTACCGTTCTTCCACGTTTACTAAAAAGATTGTAACAACCTCAGATGAAAGTGCAGTGTCAGTTAGGAGTATTAGTGCAACATCCAATATGAATTCTAGCCTTCAAGTTCATACACTTGCAGAAGCGGCAAATATGACAAGCAATGGAAGTGTAGTTACGAACCTTGAAGGTTTTGATCCGAACAAGACCCTGGATAGTCAGAGGGGATTGTTCTCTCAACCTTTTTCAGATACCCAAATAACCATTCAATCTATAGGGAAGGATGGGAAATTAGGGGTCATGACTCCTATACCAATTGATCCTTCTGTCGATTCATTAAACACGGTTATTGATAAAATAAATAATTCTAATGCAGGGGTTATTGCATTTTTTGATTCAGTTACAGGGAAGTTTTCTATATCAGCAAAAAATACTGGAGATATTATAGGAGATGCAGAAATACACTTGGGTGGCGACTTTTTGACAAGTGCATTAAAAATGGACGATAACAATCAGCTTGCAGTGGACGCTGGTAACATACCTCCAAGGGGGAAGGCTGGTGTTAATGCTGACTTTACTATAAATGGTTTAAGAACAACACGTTCATCAAACATTTTTGTTATAAATGGATTTGAGTACACACTTAAGAAAACTACTGCATCAAGTGTTAAAGTTAGTTCTGCTACAGATGAAGAGACTGTTTTTAAATCTGTTAAAGAGTTTGTGGATAAGTATAATGAAACTATTTCAAAAATTAGCAGTGAAGTTAAGGAAGAGCGATACCGCAAATATCAACCTTTAACCGATGAAGATAGAGAGGGCATGACTGAAAAGCAGGCGGAATTGTGGGATGAGAAAGCTAAGAGCGGTATGCTTCGTGGCGACTCCATTTTGATTGGTGCTTTAAATAAAATGCGCAGTGACCTTGGTGGTACTTTTGGAGTACCTGGCATAGATGGTATTAATGATAATTACGATCAACTGGCCGACATTGGAATAAAAACATCGAGTAATTATCGAGATGGTGGCAAGCTTATCATTGATGATAACAAATTACGTGAAGCAATTAAAAATGACCCTAATGCAATTTATCAGCTATTTAATAATAATGGCGCTGGAGATTCTCAAGGACTTGTTTTAAGGTTGAGGTCAACAATTGAAAATACAGTTAAAAATATTGAAGCGCGTGCAGGAAATGTATTCCGGACGAATTCGCAATTTACACTAGGTAGAAATCTTAACAATATTGATAAACAAATCAATCGTTTTGAAAATCGATTGATAAAAGTTGAAGATCGGTATTGGCGTCAATTCACCGCTATGGAAAAAGCGATATACAAAGCGAATGAACAATCAGCCCAACTGATGTCTCAATTTAGTGGCATGTAA
- the flaG gene encoding flagellar protein FlaG, with protein sequence MINRLSSDTPSTYIYETIKTKIDNIGAQGDTEMNKLVTAEEASQVVQREKIEGVVEGLNKYLQQSQTSLKFQYHEKLQEYYVALVDEKTKEVVREIPPKKMLDFYAAMTEFLGLIVDKKI encoded by the coding sequence ATGATTAACCGTCTCTCTTCAGATACACCAAGTACATACATCTACGAAACGATTAAGACGAAAATTGACAACATCGGTGCGCAAGGTGACACCGAAATGAATAAGCTTGTTACTGCAGAAGAAGCATCTCAGGTCGTTCAAAGAGAGAAAATTGAAGGTGTAGTTGAGGGACTGAATAAATACCTCCAGCAATCCCAAACATCTTTGAAATTCCAATATCATGAGAAGTTGCAGGAATACTATGTAGCATTAGTTGATGAAAAAACAAAGGAAGTTGTCAGGGAAATCCCACCGAAAAAAATGCTAGACTTTTACGCAGCGATGACAGAATTCCTTGGTTTGATTGTAGATAAGAAAATATAG
- a CDS encoding OmpL47-type beta-barrel domain-containing protein, whose translation MFKRLFKFPSLVVVMLLIAQLVLPIGSAFANNASSMLPPTDLAYVNPSPEDVKLTWNTVYGATGYNVYEIKEGQLILLGTAKTNIYSLNDLPEGSYTYTISTLSGEFESGPSAPITLDVVYPSMEAPANLSYKIQNGNDIVLDWKSSQYAQEYSIFEVLENGENKLLTTTTSNSYKFTNSAAGTYTYSVSAANPYFGESVLTDAISVELIHPVMTKPDNPTFTISNGTDVTLKWSSVPFAKGYNVYQVIEGQKVLKETVTTTNIKLVNKPEGDYKYIVHSFSDRFGESQEGSEISLTVSPVVMQAPNATAKVQNFNDIYISWDRVDYADSYKVYQIVDGEKVLKDTVTRNYINYQKQESGDYQFEIHSYSDRFGESEDSAKLTVTVETYELDAPQNGAVNVKNGNDLTLTWDSVVNASNYNVYQIIDGVKVLKDSITGTTKTFTNLPEGNYHYEIFAYNARIGESKEGLEISTALEHPDVAPPTNVEYSVTNPTSFTLSWDKAEYANSYYVYQILDGEKVLKRFVSGTSISYSNLEAGQYKYEVYSYSSRFGESKIGSPVEVTLDGYVMPAPENITYSISSGNDIKLQWDAVDYAASYKVYQVVDGEKILKSSPRSTYVYLSNQPEGELEFVVYSYSYFSSQSPEGTAIKISVVHPEMVKPENVNAAILNGNDVSLTWDSVSYATGYNIYEQIDGEEVFAGSLSSSSSPRKILSNVSEGEHVYFIRSVSSRFGESSEGTQVNVTVNFPEMQKPENISKTINNGNDIYLKWDAAEFAKSYNIYQVKNGERELLRTATSTSAVLSNMPEGDYKIQVTSFSDRFGESAEASTVEFTLVFPIMQAPEDAYYTINNGNDIILRWDKSEYAKTYNIYQVTDGGKEFLRTVSGTSVSFTNMPEGDYQYEVHSYSDRFGESPLSSSIELTMVWPEMQPAVLTGKVVNANNMNLSWPQVTWANGYQVYKVVGENRELLYKGKALKYDVYNLTEETHSFEVVAYSDRFGESPVSNTWTENIIYPEMQAPVANLKLTSETSATITWNFVTYANGYNIYELIDGEPVLIAEKVNNLSYQLKNLTYANHLYYVTSYSNSFGESDPSETVLAKLIIDEEAPVTTSDVSTDWINGEVKVSLSATDNETGVAATYYSVNGSEFVEGTSFTVEGEGVHQVSFYSIDKVGNKEEVQTTEVKIDMTKPQTASDMTEDWATADVEVKLSVADQLSGVANTFYSVDGKDFAEGTTFTVAGDGEHQVEFYSVDHAGNVEDIQSEIVKIDSKAPVTTSNIEGKWYQEAVKIELAATDETSGVAKTFYSVNGLEYIEASEFTLEEDGVYEVSFYSVDAAGNVEAAQSQKVKIDSYAPVTTSNVEDKWYQEALTVVLAANDETSRVVATFYSVNGSEYIEGTEILLEADGVYEVSYYSADKAGNIEEVQTQKVKIDSQAPVTTDNVSDLWYTTDKEVVLAAKDNLSGVAKTYYSINGSEFIEGASFEVSEEGKNEVVYYSEDAAGNKEEAKLITVKVDKTAPEVTADMNEEYMLGSEFTIAYNAFDQHSGVATEEVTVNGVVYKNGDVIKLDQPGVYKLKIKVTDNAGLVTTVEKEFVVYIPATIQVLPKVIKGNKGIFTVKADLPGEFARSTFDVSTVLLNGVAPKVDNKGLLKQAEKGHFKFEREDFNWKTGKVELGFCAYLDNGYLVKGTRIVNVK comes from the coding sequence ATGTTTAAGAGATTATTTAAATTCCCGTCTCTAGTAGTAGTTATGCTGCTAATCGCTCAATTGGTTTTGCCAATTGGATCAGCATTCGCTAACAATGCAAGCAGTATGCTACCCCCTACGGATCTCGCTTACGTGAATCCATCCCCTGAAGATGTAAAACTCACATGGAATACTGTATATGGAGCAACTGGCTATAATGTTTATGAAATTAAAGAAGGCCAGTTGATATTGCTTGGTACGGCCAAAACAAATATTTATAGCTTGAATGATCTTCCAGAAGGCAGTTATACCTATACAATATCCACTTTGAGCGGTGAGTTCGAATCTGGGCCATCGGCTCCGATAACTTTGGATGTTGTTTATCCTTCAATGGAAGCCCCGGCAAATCTGTCTTATAAAATCCAAAATGGTAATGATATTGTCCTTGATTGGAAATCATCTCAATATGCTCAAGAGTATTCTATTTTTGAAGTCTTGGAAAATGGTGAAAATAAGCTGCTTACGACCACGACTTCAAATAGTTACAAGTTTACGAACTCAGCAGCAGGCACATATACATATTCAGTATCTGCAGCTAACCCTTATTTCGGGGAATCGGTGCTTACAGATGCTATATCAGTTGAACTTATTCACCCGGTAATGACAAAGCCGGATAATCCGACTTTCACTATTTCTAACGGAACGGATGTAACCTTAAAATGGAGCAGTGTTCCTTTTGCGAAAGGCTATAATGTCTATCAGGTAATAGAAGGACAAAAGGTATTAAAAGAAACGGTTACAACAACAAACATAAAGTTAGTGAATAAGCCTGAGGGTGATTACAAATATATCGTTCATTCCTTCAGCGACCGCTTTGGTGAATCACAAGAAGGCAGTGAAATCTCACTAACGGTTAGTCCGGTAGTAATGCAGGCCCCTAATGCTACTGCAAAAGTGCAGAACTTTAATGATATTTATATTAGCTGGGATCGAGTTGACTATGCCGACAGCTACAAAGTCTATCAAATTGTTGATGGAGAAAAAGTGCTGAAGGATACAGTTACAAGAAATTATATAAACTATCAAAAACAAGAGAGTGGCGACTATCAATTTGAAATCCACTCATATAGCGACCGTTTTGGTGAATCAGAAGATAGTGCCAAGTTAACAGTTACAGTGGAAACATATGAACTTGATGCACCGCAAAATGGTGCTGTTAATGTTAAAAATGGTAATGATTTAACCCTGACTTGGGATTCTGTTGTCAATGCCAGCAATTATAATGTCTACCAAATCATAGACGGTGTTAAGGTTTTAAAAGATTCAATTACAGGAACAACTAAAACTTTCACTAATCTCCCAGAAGGGAATTATCATTATGAAATCTTTGCTTATAATGCTCGAATCGGAGAATCAAAAGAAGGGCTTGAAATCAGTACTGCTCTTGAACATCCAGATGTTGCCCCACCTACCAATGTAGAGTATTCTGTGACCAACCCAACTAGTTTCACATTGAGCTGGGATAAGGCTGAATATGCCAACAGCTATTATGTATATCAGATTCTTGATGGAGAAAAAGTCCTGAAAAGATTTGTTTCTGGTACAAGTATCTCTTATAGCAATTTGGAAGCTGGCCAATACAAGTATGAAGTATATTCGTATTCTTCCAGATTTGGTGAATCAAAAATCGGCAGCCCAGTAGAGGTTACCCTGGACGGATATGTGATGCCGGCTCCTGAAAATATAACATATTCAATTTCGAGTGGTAATGACATCAAGCTGCAGTGGGATGCTGTAGACTATGCAGCAAGCTACAAAGTTTATCAGGTTGTTGATGGAGAAAAAATTCTGAAGTCTTCGCCAAGATCAACATATGTTTATTTATCTAACCAGCCAGAAGGAGAACTAGAGTTTGTCGTTTATTCTTATTCCTATTTCTCTAGTCAATCCCCTGAAGGAACTGCTATAAAGATTTCTGTAGTTCACCCTGAAATGGTGAAACCTGAAAATGTAAATGCTGCAATTTTAAATGGAAATGATGTTTCTCTAACATGGGATTCTGTAAGTTATGCTACTGGTTACAATATTTACGAACAGATAGATGGCGAGGAAGTTTTTGCAGGTTCATTGTCTTCTTCATCTTCTCCTAGGAAAATTCTTTCCAATGTGTCTGAAGGAGAGCATGTCTATTTCATTCGTTCTGTCAGCAGCCGCTTTGGTGAATCCAGTGAAGGAACTCAAGTGAATGTGACCGTTAATTTCCCGGAAATGCAAAAACCAGAAAATATTAGCAAAACTATTAATAATGGGAATGATATTTACTTGAAGTGGGACGCTGCCGAATTTGCAAAATCCTATAATATCTATCAAGTTAAAAACGGTGAAAGAGAGTTATTGAGAACAGCAACCAGTACGTCAGCTGTGTTATCAAACATGCCAGAAGGTGATTACAAAATACAGGTAACATCATTTAGTGACCGATTCGGGGAGTCTGCTGAGGCAAGTACAGTAGAATTCACTTTAGTCTTCCCAATTATGCAAGCACCAGAAGATGCTTACTATACTATTAATAACGGAAATGACATCATTTTAAGATGGGATAAGTCAGAGTATGCAAAAACCTATAATATCTATCAAGTTACAGACGGTGGAAAAGAGTTTTTAAGGACGGTTAGCGGTACTTCGGTTTCCTTCACGAATATGCCGGAAGGGGACTATCAATACGAAGTCCACTCTTATAGTGATCGATTTGGAGAATCCCCGTTATCTAGTTCAATAGAGTTAACCATGGTATGGCCTGAAATGCAGCCGGCAGTATTGACCGGAAAAGTAGTTAATGCAAACAATATGAACCTTTCATGGCCGCAGGTAACATGGGCAAACGGCTACCAGGTTTATAAAGTTGTTGGTGAAAATCGAGAATTACTTTATAAAGGTAAAGCTCTGAAATACGATGTGTACAATCTTACAGAAGAGACTCATTCATTCGAAGTTGTCGCTTACAGTGACCGATTTGGAGAGTCGCCAGTGTCTAATACCTGGACTGAAAACATCATTTACCCAGAAATGCAGGCTCCGGTCGCTAACCTGAAGCTTACTAGTGAGACAAGTGCGACAATCACTTGGAATTTTGTCACCTATGCAAATGGTTACAATATTTATGAGTTGATTGATGGAGAACCAGTTTTAATTGCGGAGAAAGTAAATAACCTTTCGTATCAGTTGAAAAACTTAACCTATGCCAACCATCTATACTATGTAACATCCTACAGTAACTCGTTTGGTGAATCTGATCCATCCGAAACGGTATTGGCAAAGTTAATCATTGATGAAGAAGCACCGGTGACTACGTCTGATGTTTCAACAGATTGGATTAATGGTGAGGTTAAAGTTTCATTGTCAGCAACAGATAATGAAACCGGAGTTGCAGCAACTTATTATTCAGTAAATGGTTCAGAATTCGTTGAAGGCACATCTTTTACAGTTGAGGGTGAAGGTGTCCATCAGGTATCTTTCTACTCGATTGACAAAGTCGGCAATAAAGAAGAAGTGCAGACCACCGAAGTTAAAATCGATATGACAAAGCCGCAAACTGCTTCAGATATGACTGAAGATTGGGCAACGGCAGATGTGGAAGTGAAGTTATCAGTTGCAGATCAATTAAGCGGAGTTGCCAACACATTCTATTCTGTGGATGGCAAAGATTTTGCTGAAGGAACGACATTCACTGTTGCTGGAGATGGTGAGCATCAGGTGGAATTCTACAGTGTTGACCATGCCGGGAATGTGGAAGACATTCAATCTGAGATAGTAAAAATCGACAGTAAAGCACCAGTTACTACATCCAATATTGAAGGTAAGTGGTATCAAGAGGCTGTGAAGATTGAACTTGCTGCAACTGATGAGACAAGTGGTGTTGCCAAGACATTCTACTCAGTGAATGGATTGGAATACATTGAAGCGTCAGAGTTCACTCTGGAAGAAGACGGGGTGTACGAAGTTTCTTTTTACAGTGTGGATGCCGCAGGTAATGTAGAAGCTGCACAATCACAAAAAGTGAAAATCGACAGTTACGCACCAGTTACTACATCAAACGTAGAAGATAAGTGGTATCAAGAGGCTCTGACAGTCGTTCTTGCTGCAAACGATGAGACAAGTAGAGTTGTGGCAACATTCTATTCGGTAAATGGATCAGAATACATTGAAGGAACAGAGATTTTGCTTGAAGCGGACGGCGTTTACGAGGTTTCTTATTATAGTGCCGACAAAGCAGGAAACATAGAGGAAGTTCAAACCCAGAAAGTTAAAATCGACAGCCAGGCCCCGGTTACAACTGACAATGTTTCGGATCTCTGGTACACCACTGACAAAGAGGTTGTGTTGGCTGCAAAAGACAATTTAAGTGGAGTGGCTAAGACATATTATTCAATCAATGGCTCAGAGTTCATTGAAGGTGCAAGCTTCGAGGTATCTGAGGAAGGTAAGAATGAAGTTGTTTATTACAGCGAAGATGCCGCTGGAAACAAGGAAGAAGCAAAGTTAATTACGGTAAAGGTCGACAAGACTGCTCCTGAAGTGACTGCTGACATGAACGAAGAGTATATGCTTGGTTCAGAATTCACCATCGCATATAACGCTTTTGACCAGCATTCTGGTGTTGCGACTGAAGAAGTGACAGTCAATGGAGTTGTATACAAGAATGGTGATGTGATTAAACTCGACCAGCCGGGAGTATACAAATTAAAAATCAAGGTAACTGACAACGCAGGATTAGTGACTACAGTTGAAAAAGAGTTTGTAGTTTATATCCCAGCAACAATTCAAGTGCTGCCAAAAGTGATTAAGGGCAATAAAGGAATTTTCACAGTCAAGGCAGATCTGCCAGGTGAATTTGCTCGCTCTACATTTGATGTATCGACAGTATTACTTAACGGAGTAGCACCGAAAGTTGATAACAAAGGTTTGTTAAAGCAAGCAGAAAAAGGCCATTTCAAATTCGAGCGTGAAGACTTCAACTGGAAAACAGGAAAAGTGGAATTAGGATTCTGCGCTTATCTTGATAATGGATATTTAGTAAAAGGCACAAGGATAGTTAATGTAAAGTGA
- a CDS encoding flagellin, with protein MRINHNIAALNTHRQLGNANNAQMKSMEKLSSGLRINRAADDAAGLSISEKMRGQVRGLEQASKNAQDGISYIQTAEGALNEVSDMLVRLKELSVQKANGTYNTEDIANLDLEMTQLGTQIDKIISDTEFNGTNVFAGTIDIVISDDDTDVFAVGLTVAAQTLSSASATSAIETSIDTINTARSTFGAHQNRLEHTINNLNTTAENLTSAESRIRDVDMAKEMMNQTKNSILAQASQAMLAQANQQPQGVLQLLR; from the coding sequence ATGAGAATCAACCACAATATCGCAGCGTTAAACACGCACCGCCAGTTAGGTAATGCTAACAACGCTCAAATGAAGTCGATGGAAAAGCTATCTTCAGGTCTTCGTATCAATCGTGCAGCTGATGATGCAGCTGGTCTATCCATCTCTGAAAAAATGCGCGGTCAGGTTCGTGGATTAGAACAAGCTTCTAAGAATGCTCAAGATGGTATTTCTTACATCCAAACTGCTGAAGGTGCATTGAACGAAGTTAGTGACATGCTAGTACGTTTGAAAGAATTATCAGTACAGAAAGCTAACGGCACATACAACACTGAAGATATTGCGAACCTCGATCTTGAAATGACCCAATTGGGAACTCAAATTGATAAGATCATTTCTGATACAGAGTTTAATGGAACTAACGTATTTGCTGGTACGATTGATATTGTAATTAGTGATGATGACACCGATGTATTTGCAGTAGGTCTCACTGTTGCAGCACAAACTTTATCATCTGCCTCTGCTACATCAGCCATTGAAACTTCTATTGATACTATCAATACTGCAAGGTCCACTTTCGGTGCGCATCAGAATCGATTAGAGCACACTATCAATAACCTAAACACTACTGCAGAAAACTTAACTTCTGCAGAATCACGTATCCGAGACGTTGATATGGCAAAAGAGATGATGAACCAAACTAAGAACTCTATCCTTGCTCAAGCTTCTCAAGCTATGCTTGCTCAAGCTAACCAACAGCCGCAGGGAGTTCTTCAACTTCTTCGTTAA
- the csrA gene encoding carbon storage regulator CsrA: MLVLTRKNGESIKIGEDIEITVISSKNDQVKLGIKAPRNIEIFRKEILELIQEENQQASKDISNLIINFKAQK, translated from the coding sequence ATGCTTGTATTGACTAGGAAGAATGGGGAAAGCATTAAAATTGGAGAGGACATTGAAATAACAGTGATTTCCTCAAAAAATGATCAAGTTAAACTAGGTATAAAAGCCCCCAGAAATATAGAAATATTTCGTAAAGAAATTCTTGAATTAATTCAGGAGGAAAACCAGCAAGCTTCTAAAGACATTTCTAACCTGATTATTAATTTTAAGGCACAAAAATAA
- the fliW gene encoding flagellar assembly protein FliW, whose amino-acid sequence MKIFTKYHGDVEINPNEVLSFDKGIPGFPDEKEFVILPLSDDNYFYIMQSLTIPSVAFVVTNPFTFFKEYEFKMEDSFVEDLGLKSQEDVSVYSILTVEDPFEKTTANLQAPIIINSKNNKAKQLILHEEGYKTKHPIFKKDVVKGG is encoded by the coding sequence ATGAAGATCTTTACCAAGTATCACGGTGATGTTGAAATAAATCCCAATGAAGTTTTATCCTTTGACAAAGGAATCCCTGGTTTCCCGGATGAAAAGGAGTTTGTTATACTTCCACTTTCGGATGATAACTACTTCTATATTATGCAATCACTAACAATACCAAGCGTAGCATTTGTAGTAACCAATCCCTTTACCTTTTTTAAGGAATATGAATTTAAAATGGAAGATTCTTTCGTAGAGGATCTCGGACTTAAATCTCAAGAAGATGTGAGTGTATATTCTATTCTTACTGTAGAAGATCCATTTGAAAAAACAACAGCGAACCTGCAAGCTCCAATAATCATTAATTCAAAGAATAATAAGGCGAAACAATTAATATTACATGAAGAAGGTTATAAAACAAAACACCCAATCTTTAAGAAGGATGTAGTAAAGGGGGGATAG
- a CDS encoding DUF6470 family protein, whose translation MRLPQIRLHSTSGQIQIKTVNSQLAIEQPKAELNIQQPKAELDIERTASKLTIDQTKAREDMDLKNISRRIEEAAEQGYQDWLAGLARVAQDGDELMMIENGGHPLASQAKRNSEPTNLEFNIGWIPSAGSVKIEYEPTKLDINWRVNKPIIETQVNKPIFSSTPGLVEISLKQYPALKIDFEM comes from the coding sequence ATGCGACTACCGCAGATTCGTTTGCATTCTACATCGGGACAAATACAAATAAAGACAGTAAATTCGCAGTTGGCAATTGAGCAGCCTAAAGCAGAATTAAATATTCAACAGCCTAAAGCCGAGCTTGATATTGAGCGTACGGCATCAAAGTTAACAATCGATCAAACAAAAGCAAGGGAAGATATGGATTTAAAGAATATTTCAAGACGAATTGAAGAAGCTGCTGAACAAGGGTATCAAGATTGGCTTGCTGGACTTGCGCGTGTTGCCCAAGATGGTGATGAATTAATGATGATTGAAAACGGTGGTCATCCCCTTGCTTCCCAGGCAAAAAGAAACAGCGAGCCAACGAATTTAGAATTTAATATAGGATGGATTCCTTCAGCAGGCAGTGTAAAGATTGAATATGAACCGACGAAACTTGATATTAATTGGAGGGTAAATAAGCCGATTATTGAAACTCAAGTAAATAAGCCGATTTTTTCCTCGACACCAGGTTTGGTTGAAATTTCGCTCAAGCAGTATCCAGCTTTAAAAATAGACTTTGAAATGTAA